A stretch of the Duncaniella dubosii genome encodes the following:
- a CDS encoding 4-hydroxy-3-methylbut-2-enyl diphosphate reductase, producing MESKTPIIEIDARSGFCHGVVTAIRKAEEELERSDQPLYCLGDIVHNSDEVERLERKGLSTITHDDLRELSSSRVLLRAHGEPPSTYSLARERGIEIIDATCPVVLRLQQRIKDVYDNSIPRPQIVIYGKAGHAEVNGLVGQTNGEAIVVENISQLSRIDFSRDIAFYSQTTMSLQGFAEMVGEINRRIMPGVKFESFDTICRQVANRVDHLRDFARRHDVILFVAGAKSSNGKVLYNECRSVNTRSHLVSNPSDFCSEWLDGAESIGICGATSTPRWLMEDVRDTVAACLAETAG from the coding sequence GTGGAAAGCAAAACACCCATAATAGAAATCGACGCCCGCTCCGGCTTTTGTCATGGAGTGGTCACGGCCATCCGCAAAGCGGAAGAAGAGCTCGAACGCAGTGACCAGCCCCTCTACTGCCTCGGTGACATCGTGCATAACAGCGACGAGGTCGAGCGTCTCGAACGCAAAGGGCTCTCGACAATAACCCACGACGACCTGCGGGAACTGTCATCATCACGTGTGCTTCTACGCGCCCATGGCGAACCGCCGTCTACCTATTCGCTTGCCCGCGAACGTGGCATTGAAATCATCGATGCGACATGTCCTGTTGTCCTCAGGCTCCAGCAGCGCATCAAGGATGTATATGATAATTCCATACCCCGCCCACAGATTGTCATCTATGGCAAAGCCGGTCATGCCGAAGTCAACGGGCTTGTGGGACAGACAAACGGAGAAGCGATCGTCGTCGAAAATATCAGCCAGCTATCCCGTATAGACTTCTCACGCGATATTGCATTCTATTCACAGACCACAATGTCGCTGCAGGGATTTGCCGAGATGGTCGGCGAAATCAACCGCAGGATAATGCCGGGTGTTAAATTCGAGTCTTTCGACACCATCTGCCGTCAGGTCGCCAACCGTGTAGACCATCTGCGCGACTTCGCACGCCGCCACGACGTGATCCTTTTCGTGGCAGGCGCAAAAAGCAGTAACGGAAAGGTGCTCTACAACGAATGTCGCAGTGTCAACACCCGCTCACACCTTGTGTCGAACCCATCGGACTTCTGCAGCGAATGGCTTGACGGGGCGGAAAGCATAGGCATCTGCGGTGCGACATCCACACCCCGCTGGCTCATGGAAGATGTGCGCGACACAGTCGCTGCATGTCTGGCAGAAACCGCCGGATAA
- a CDS encoding adenylosuccinate synthase, producing MKVDVLLGLQWGDEGKGKVVDVLTPRYDAVARFQGGPNAGHTLEFEDKKYVLRSIPSGIFQHGQINIIGNGVVLDPVLFKQEAEELEKSGVDLRSILKISKKVHLITPTHRLLDAANEKAKGGKKIGTTGKGIGPTYTDKISRNGLRLGDVFHNFKEKYSVLRQRHLGQLEALGATPENLDELEEKWMDAIEYIKGFGIVDSEFLINSLLAEGKSVLCEGAQGTLLDIDFGSYPFVTSSNTISAGACSGLGVAPNKIGEVFGIFKAYCTRVGSGPFPTELFDETGKRIRDLGHEYGAVTGRERRCGWIDLVALRYAIMLNGVTQLIMMKSDVLDDFDEIKACVAYKINGVETNQFPFSIEEDIEPVYVTLPGWKTDMTKMQSEEEFPQNFKNYIDFLEKELATPITIVSIGPDRKQTIVRGRKS from the coding sequence ATGAAAGTTGATGTGCTTCTGGGTCTCCAGTGGGGAGACGAAGGAAAAGGTAAGGTTGTGGATGTGCTCACTCCGCGCTATGATGCGGTAGCTCGTTTTCAGGGTGGCCCTAACGCCGGTCATACGCTGGAGTTCGAGGATAAGAAATATGTCCTCCGCTCAATTCCGTCAGGCATTTTTCAGCATGGTCAGATAAATATCATCGGCAATGGCGTCGTGCTTGATCCGGTGCTGTTCAAGCAGGAGGCCGAAGAGTTGGAAAAGAGTGGGGTGGATCTCCGTTCGATTCTTAAAATTTCCAAGAAAGTCCATCTGATTACTCCGACTCACCGTCTGCTTGACGCCGCCAATGAAAAGGCGAAAGGCGGAAAGAAGATCGGTACTACAGGTAAAGGCATCGGCCCTACTTATACAGATAAGATTTCGCGTAACGGTCTGCGCCTCGGCGATGTGTTCCATAACTTCAAGGAAAAATACTCGGTGCTCCGTCAGCGTCATCTCGGTCAGCTTGAGGCTTTGGGGGCTACTCCCGAGAATCTTGACGAGCTTGAAGAAAAGTGGATGGATGCGATTGAATATATCAAGGGTTTTGGAATCGTTGATTCTGAATTTCTCATCAACAGCCTTCTTGCCGAGGGGAAAAGTGTGCTCTGTGAAGGTGCGCAGGGGACTCTGCTCGACATCGATTTCGGCTCATATCCTTTCGTGACTTCGTCAAACACTATTAGTGCAGGCGCATGTTCCGGCCTTGGCGTCGCTCCTAATAAAATCGGTGAAGTGTTTGGTATCTTCAAGGCTTATTGTACGCGAGTTGGCAGTGGGCCGTTCCCGACAGAGCTTTTCGATGAGACTGGCAAGCGCATCCGCGATCTTGGTCATGAATATGGTGCGGTTACGGGGCGTGAACGCCGTTGCGGCTGGATTGACCTCGTTGCACTCCGCTATGCTATAATGCTCAACGGTGTGACTCAGCTTATCATGATGAAGAGCGATGTCCTCGATGATTTCGATGAGATCAAGGCTTGTGTCGCATATAAAATCAACGGTGTGGAAACAAATCAGTTCCCATTCTCTATTGAAGAAGATATTGAGCCTGTCTATGTCACCCTTCCCGGTTGGAAAACAGATATGACAAAGATGCAGAGTGAGGAAGAGTTCCCTCAGAACTTCAAAAATTATATTGATTTCCTCGAAAAAGAACTGGCTACCCCGATTACGATTGTTTCAATCGGCCCTGACCGTAAGCAAACTATCGTACGCGGGAGAAAGTCGTAA
- a CDS encoding 3'-5' exonuclease, which translates to MENFVAIDVETANSEPTSICAIGAVKVIDGCIVDRFYELVKPEPEYYFRHFTLNIHGIGRKDTENARVFSEVWRDVDRLIGKLPLVAHNKAFDERCIRAAHRAYGMDYPGYPFLCTYQTARRKFPKTLLSSYSLPYVCEFLGIPFNNHHDALADAEGCAKIAMTIL; encoded by the coding sequence ATGGAAAATTTCGTAGCCATCGACGTTGAGACTGCAAACTCAGAGCCAACTTCAATCTGTGCCATCGGAGCAGTCAAAGTCATTGACGGATGTATCGTCGACAGGTTTTACGAACTTGTAAAACCGGAACCGGAATACTATTTCCGGCATTTCACACTAAATATCCACGGAATCGGGCGCAAGGACACAGAAAATGCGAGAGTGTTCAGCGAAGTATGGCGCGATGTCGACCGTCTTATCGGGAAACTGCCTCTCGTAGCACACAATAAAGCATTCGACGAGCGTTGTATACGTGCCGCTCACCGGGCTTATGGTATGGATTATCCCGGCTACCCTTTCCTTTGCACCTATCAGACGGCACGCCGTAAATTCCCGAAGACACTCCTGTCGTCATATTCACTGCCATATGTCTGCGAATTTCTTGGCATTCCGTTCAACAATCACCACGACGCACTCGCCGATGCCGAAGGGTGCGCCAAAATCGCGATGACCATCCTATGA
- a CDS encoding DMT family transporter: MNKDFKLKGHLAMLGANTTWGMMAPIAKIVMTAGVISPLLLTNFRIIGAALLFWTASIFTKYEHVPLRDLLRMAGAGMLGIVFNQGSYITGIGFTSPGEASIITTTMPIWVMLLAAVILKEPITWKKAGGIALGASGALLLVFGGAQSAMKGDNPMLGDLLVLTAQLSYALYLTFYKNFIKKYSVFTLMKWMFTFASIVILPISIKEWNSTDWSAVSHTEIAGIAYVVVIATFLAYILTMIGQKNLRPTLVGMYNYVQPIIASLIGVYLGLDRFTPVKVVAVALIFSGVYLVTISKAAKHHTEAAS, encoded by the coding sequence ATGAATAAGGATTTCAAACTTAAAGGGCATCTTGCCATGCTTGGTGCAAACACCACGTGGGGCATGATGGCTCCGATCGCCAAAATAGTGATGACCGCCGGAGTAATATCTCCGTTATTGCTGACTAACTTCCGCATCATAGGCGCGGCGCTTCTTTTCTGGACAGCATCAATATTCACCAAATACGAGCATGTCCCGCTACGCGATCTTTTGCGAATGGCCGGTGCCGGAATGCTCGGAATCGTCTTCAATCAGGGGAGCTATATAACAGGCATAGGCTTCACTTCGCCCGGCGAAGCGTCAATCATCACCACAACCATGCCAATATGGGTAATGCTGCTGGCGGCCGTGATACTTAAAGAGCCTATCACATGGAAAAAAGCCGGAGGTATAGCACTCGGAGCATCAGGAGCGCTATTGCTCGTGTTCGGCGGAGCACAGTCTGCAATGAAAGGCGACAATCCTATGCTCGGCGACCTGCTGGTCCTTACCGCCCAGCTTAGCTATGCGCTTTACCTGACTTTCTACAAAAATTTCATCAAGAAATATTCGGTATTCACGTTGATGAAATGGATGTTCACTTTCGCGAGCATAGTGATCCTCCCGATTTCAATTAAAGAATGGAACTCAACAGACTGGAGCGCGGTGTCACATACTGAAATCGCAGGAATTGCATACGTGGTTGTCATCGCTACATTCCTCGCATACATACTTACAATGATAGGACAAAAGAATCTGCGGCCGACATTGGTCGGAATGTACAATTATGTCCAGCCGATAATCGCATCGCTCATCGGTGTCTACCTCGGTCTTGACCGTTTTACTCCTGTCAAAGTTGTCGCAGTAGCCCTTATTTTCTCAGGTGTCTACCTTGTGACCATCAGTAAAGCTGCCAAGCATCACACTGAAGCCGCGTCTTAG
- a CDS encoding polyphenol oxidase family protein, whose translation MISSEFTYKGQSAERNGNHSWLKVIADLGSYKVMFTSRGDVCDASAYSGFNICHYTGDSVSHITDCRRRLAEAIGVDVERIIVPRQTHSVKVATVSSLPVDDVSLEGVDGIVSILNKVVIGVSTADCVPVILVDETAGVVAALHAGWRGAVGGIIREGIGRMKELGAVPEMIMAYIGPSICVDCFEVGEEVAEKFPEECVVRYDDGRRPHVDLPRYVVLMLEQEGVQSCNIKSFTKDICTRCHPDQYFSARALGVESGRNYTFVVKTALL comes from the coding sequence ATGATATCATCAGAATTTACATATAAAGGACAGTCTGCTGAACGCAACGGCAATCACTCATGGCTGAAGGTAATTGCCGACCTTGGTTCGTATAAAGTGATGTTTACATCGCGAGGGGATGTCTGTGATGCTTCGGCATACAGCGGTTTCAACATTTGCCATTATACCGGCGACAGTGTTTCGCATATCACTGATTGTAGGCGTAGGCTGGCCGAGGCTATCGGGGTGGATGTCGAAAGGATTATTGTGCCTCGTCAGACACATTCCGTAAAGGTAGCGACCGTAAGCTCTTTGCCGGTGGATGATGTGTCGCTTGAAGGAGTCGACGGCATAGTCTCTATATTAAATAAGGTGGTAATCGGAGTTTCGACTGCCGATTGTGTTCCGGTGATTCTTGTGGATGAAACTGCGGGTGTGGTTGCGGCCTTGCATGCCGGCTGGCGTGGTGCTGTAGGAGGTATCATCAGGGAAGGCATTGGCCGCATGAAAGAATTGGGGGCTGTGCCGGAAATGATTATGGCATACATAGGCCCCTCGATATGTGTTGATTGTTTTGAGGTTGGAGAAGAGGTTGCCGAGAAATTCCCGGAGGAATGTGTCGTTAGGTATGATGATGGTCGTCGACCCCATGTCGATTTGCCACGCTATGTTGTGCTCATGCTTGAGCAGGAAGGAGTGCAGTCCTGTAATATAAAGTCATTTACAAAGGATATTTGCACAAGATGCCATCCTGATCAATATTTTTCGGCGCGGGCTTTAGGAGTGGAGTCGGGGCGCAATTACACTTTTGTGGTCAAGACGGCTTTATTGTAA
- a CDS encoding Fur family transcriptional regulator, with protein MNDEKRKSDAEERLRQYLSQHRLRCTPERLMILGKVVALKGSFSPAQLLDALVGDGFRLSHGTVYNNLKLFDAAGVVRRRRSEDGVEIYECASREDEHLTLVCSRCGRSREIRDAELFRLLKLRRYPSFVMAGFDLYIHGLCSRCRGGGRIRK; from the coding sequence ATGAACGATGAAAAGCGAAAAAGCGATGCCGAAGAACGGTTGCGACAATATCTGTCGCAACATCGTCTGCGTTGCACTCCTGAGCGTTTGATGATACTTGGAAAGGTTGTTGCGCTTAAGGGTAGTTTTTCTCCCGCGCAATTGCTTGACGCTCTTGTCGGCGATGGTTTCAGGCTAAGCCACGGCACAGTCTATAATAATCTTAAGCTGTTTGATGCCGCAGGTGTTGTCAGGCGGCGCAGATCGGAGGACGGTGTCGAGATTTATGAATGCGCTTCGCGTGAAGACGAACATCTGACACTGGTATGTTCTCGCTGCGGGCGCTCTCGTGAGATACGTGATGCTGAGCTTTTCAGACTTTTGAAGTTGCGTCGCTATCCGTCGTTTGTCATGGCCGGTTTCGACCTTTATATACATGGACTCTGTTCGCGGTGTCGCGGTGGAGGACGGATCAGGAAGTGA
- a CDS encoding energy transducer TonB encodes MTRFILLPLIAAYASAADAQARQRDAGMSEAPKTQVSIDVYEYESVDVHPSFPGGDGAMYRFINRERRYPSQAYRDGIEGRVLCSFVVNEDGTISHISVIKGVEASLDREAVRILTKMPTWDAGMIDETPVPVYCILPIAFRR; translated from the coding sequence ATGACACGATTCATTCTCCTCCCTCTCATTGCAGCTTATGCCTCTGCTGCCGACGCACAAGCTCGACAGCGTGATGCCGGAATGTCGGAAGCCCCTAAAACTCAGGTGTCCATTGATGTTTATGAATATGAAAGCGTCGATGTCCATCCGAGTTTTCCCGGGGGTGACGGGGCAATGTATCGGTTCATCAACAGAGAGCGCCGTTATCCGTCGCAGGCTTATCGTGACGGCATAGAGGGACGTGTCCTTTGTAGCTTTGTTGTGAATGAGGATGGAACTATCTCACATATTTCAGTTATCAAAGGTGTCGAGGCATCACTCGATCGCGAGGCAGTCCGGATTCTCACAAAGATGCCTACATGGGATGCCGGTATGATTGACGAGACTCCTGTTCCTGTTTATTGTATTCTTCCGATTGCTTTTAGGCGCTGA
- the holA gene encoding DNA polymerase III subunit delta produces the protein MASSNPTFSELKRQLAARVKLAPVYLLHGEEGYYIDELVKDFEALVPEEERDFNLYILYAPESGVETVMDVCHRYPMMAQRQVVIVKEAQAIRADQLNKLHSYVERPNETTVLVISCRGSQAKGKELLAAVKKNGVIFESKRLSERNVVPVINDLIKEKGLNVDPKSLAMLRDYIGADLSRLYNEIGKLALILGPGAMVTPEAIERNIGVSKDYNNFELVDAIVNRNPAKAFAIVEYFRNNPKNNPTVMTVSSLFNQFSNLLIYHYTRDKSQSGYMDALGMRNAWGLRVYEVAARNYNVRQTIEIISAIREFDTRSKGIGSRQNEYDLLKDLVYRILTARGFIG, from the coding sequence ATGGCCTCATCGAATCCTACTTTCTCAGAATTAAAACGCCAGCTTGCAGCGCGCGTCAAACTTGCGCCTGTATATCTTCTTCACGGAGAGGAAGGCTATTATATTGATGAACTTGTAAAGGATTTTGAGGCTCTTGTCCCGGAGGAGGAGCGAGATTTCAACCTTTATATCCTATATGCCCCTGAATCCGGAGTAGAGACGGTGATGGATGTGTGCCATCGCTATCCCATGATGGCGCAACGGCAGGTGGTGATTGTCAAAGAGGCTCAGGCTATACGCGCCGATCAGCTGAACAAGCTTCATAGCTATGTCGAGCGTCCGAATGAAACGACAGTTCTTGTGATTTCATGCCGTGGCTCACAGGCTAAGGGCAAGGAGCTGCTTGCCGCTGTGAAGAAAAACGGCGTTATTTTCGAGTCAAAGCGCCTGAGCGAGCGTAATGTTGTGCCTGTGATAAACGATCTTATAAAGGAGAAGGGGTTGAATGTGGATCCGAAGTCATTGGCTATGCTGAGGGATTACATCGGGGCAGATCTTTCCCGTCTGTATAATGAAATCGGTAAGCTCGCTCTTATTCTCGGTCCGGGGGCAATGGTCACGCCTGAAGCGATTGAACGCAACATCGGAGTGTCGAAAGACTATAATAATTTTGAACTGGTCGATGCGATTGTGAACCGCAATCCTGCCAAGGCTTTTGCGATTGTGGAGTACTTCAGAAACAATCCGAAAAACAATCCTACGGTCATGACGGTGTCTTCGCTGTTCAATCAGTTCTCAAATCTGCTGATATACCACTACACGCGTGATAAATCTCAGAGCGGTTATATGGATGCGCTTGGTATGCGTAACGCATGGGGATTGCGGGTCTACGAAGTTGCCGCGCGTAATTACAATGTCAGGCAGACAATTGAGATTATATCTGCAATCCGTGAATTTGATACCCGAAGCAAGGGCATTGGTTCGCGTCAGAATGAATATGATTTGTTGAAAGATCTGGTCTATCGTATTCTTACTGCGCGTGGGTTTATCGGTTGA
- the dnaA gene encoding chromosomal replication initiator protein DnaA: MQNEYSQKWDKCLEIIRDIVPAEQFKSWFSPLTFRRVENDVLTIYCPTEYFAEQLEERYINVLGKTLKRVFGSNIRLIYEFPVVANDPTTQIEVGSAHPSNAVKPMPGATSNPFKEQIVEDIDSQLNPDYTFENYCISHSNKVAQSIGEAIANDPKLKTFNPLFVFGPCGVGKTHLIQAIGIRIKERNPRARVLYLTARLFESQYTAAVMRGKLNEFINFYQSIDTLIIDDIQDFIGKESTQKTFYHIFNHLRQNNRQLIMSSDCSPSQMEGMQDRLLSRFKWGMTAQLERPDIELRRDVLFQKSLRDGVKLPKDVMDFIASNVTQSIREIEGVVVSLMAHATCLGEDITVDLARRVLSNSVKLNKRTANFESIARTVSDFYNIEVDQIFTKSRKREVSDARQMVMYLAKKHTKMPLKAIGTRLGRTHATVLYACRLIDERLPLEKKLGEDIARLETELLSV; the protein is encoded by the coding sequence ATGCAAAACGAATACTCCCAGAAATGGGACAAATGTCTTGAGATTATTCGAGACATAGTCCCTGCCGAACAATTTAAATCATGGTTCAGCCCGCTGACATTCCGTCGGGTTGAGAATGATGTGCTGACTATTTATTGTCCAACAGAATATTTTGCCGAGCAACTTGAAGAAAGATATATCAATGTGCTTGGCAAGACACTAAAACGTGTGTTCGGCTCAAACATTCGTCTTATATATGAGTTCCCGGTAGTTGCCAATGATCCTACCACGCAGATAGAGGTCGGAAGCGCCCATCCGAGCAATGCCGTCAAACCGATGCCCGGTGCGACGTCCAATCCGTTCAAGGAGCAGATTGTCGAGGACATTGACTCACAGCTTAACCCGGATTATACGTTTGAAAATTACTGTATAAGCCATAGCAATAAAGTTGCTCAGTCTATCGGTGAAGCTATCGCAAACGATCCGAAGCTCAAGACGTTCAATCCGCTTTTTGTTTTCGGTCCGTGTGGAGTGGGTAAAACTCATCTCATTCAGGCGATAGGAATCCGCATAAAGGAGCGTAATCCGCGTGCGCGTGTGCTTTATCTTACTGCACGTCTGTTTGAAAGCCAGTATACGGCAGCTGTCATGCGTGGTAAATTGAATGAGTTTATCAATTTCTATCAGAGTATCGACACACTGATAATCGACGATATTCAGGATTTCATCGGAAAGGAGTCTACGCAGAAGACTTTCTATCATATTTTCAATCACCTGCGCCAGAACAACCGTCAGCTTATCATGTCGAGCGACTGCAGCCCCTCCCAGATGGAAGGAATGCAGGACCGACTGCTCTCTCGATTCAAATGGGGTATGACCGCTCAGCTCGAACGCCCTGACATCGAATTGCGTCGTGATGTGCTTTTCCAGAAGTCTTTACGCGACGGGGTCAAGCTCCCTAAGGATGTGATGGATTTTATTGCGTCTAACGTCACCCAAAGCATTCGTGAAATCGAAGGTGTTGTGGTTTCTTTGATGGCGCATGCCACTTGTCTTGGTGAAGATATCACTGTTGACCTCGCGCGCCGTGTCCTGTCAAATTCGGTGAAGCTCAACAAACGGACTGCCAATTTTGAGAGTATTGCCCGTACGGTGAGCGATTTCTATAATATAGAAGTCGATCAGATTTTCACTAAGTCGCGTAAACGGGAAGTTTCCGATGCACGTCAGATGGTGATGTATCTTGCCAAGAAGCACACCAAGATGCCGCTTAAAGCTATTGGGACACGTCTCGGGCGTACTCATGCGACGGTTCTTTACGCCTGTCGGCTGATTGATGAGCGTTTGCCTCTTGAAAAGAAACTCGGCGAGGACATAGCCCGGCTTGAAACCGAATTGCTTTCCGTGTAA
- a CDS encoding type I restriction enzyme HsdR N-terminal domain-containing protein, translated as MCALNLPPGDVRLRHTARGNEIYDPLRKKWLLLTPEEWVRQHFTTYMQTRLSYPASLMANEIAIKLNNTTKRCDTVVYDRNGQPIMIVEYKAPSIPLTQDVFNQIARYSIALRVKYLVVSNGLRHYCCALDTETRRYRFLQAIPSYNELSD; from the coding sequence ATATGCGCGCTCAATCTTCCTCCCGGCGACGTGAGATTGCGCCACACAGCCCGGGGCAATGAAATTTATGACCCCCTACGTAAAAAATGGCTATTACTGACCCCGGAAGAATGGGTCAGGCAGCATTTCACCACTTATATGCAGACCCGGCTATCATATCCGGCATCCCTAATGGCCAATGAAATCGCAATCAAGCTAAACAATACAACCAAACGTTGCGACACTGTCGTTTACGACAGGAACGGACAACCGATAATGATTGTCGAATATAAAGCCCCGTCAATACCTCTAACGCAGGATGTATTCAATCAAATTGCGCGCTACAGCATCGCATTGAGGGTGAAATATCTCGTTGTCAGCAACGGGCTGCGCCACTATTGCTGCGCACTCGACACAGAAACCCGACGTTACAGATTCCTACAGGCAATCCCAAGCTACAACGAATTATCGGATTAG
- the porQ gene encoding type IX secretion system protein PorQ — MTISRLLHSTVRLSLLSVAFGAFSPIDAWSQESSTAYNFLNLPSSTLTYGLGGINITSIEDDINSIDQNPSLLGPEVEMQLGVNYMRYIGESNFAGVKFGRRAGEHGAWMAGVQYFGYGTIKGADVNGILTGDFSPKDMVLSATYSHDISDYWRGGATLKYIYSSYDSYTAMAIATDLGVNYYDPERNVSFSAVIANLGGQVKRFDRRYDRLPVDIRLGISKSFGSLPVIWSVTAWNLTKWHLPFYDNGDGSTSSTPVIKDKFGSNLMRHLVFAADFVPSEKFHIGIGYNYKTRTDMSTYKRSFLSGFSACAGLNIRNFGVGIALSQPHNGATTIMLNLSTKLYEF, encoded by the coding sequence ATGACCATATCCCGACTTCTACACTCTACTGTCCGTCTGTCATTGCTCTCCGTTGCGTTTGGCGCTTTCAGTCCCATCGACGCATGGAGTCAGGAATCGTCGACTGCCTACAATTTCCTAAATCTGCCATCGTCCACTCTCACCTACGGTCTGGGAGGAATAAACATCACCTCTATCGAGGACGACATCAACAGCATCGACCAGAACCCCAGCCTACTTGGTCCTGAAGTCGAGATGCAGCTTGGTGTCAACTACATGCGCTATATCGGAGAGAGCAATTTTGCCGGGGTAAAGTTCGGTCGACGCGCAGGTGAACACGGCGCGTGGATGGCCGGAGTGCAATATTTCGGCTATGGGACAATCAAGGGTGCAGATGTCAACGGCATTCTCACAGGCGACTTTTCGCCAAAGGATATGGTGCTGAGTGCCACATACTCACATGATATAAGCGATTATTGGCGTGGCGGAGCTACTCTTAAATATATTTATTCAAGCTACGATTCATATACGGCGATGGCCATAGCCACCGACCTTGGAGTCAATTATTACGACCCGGAACGAAATGTCTCATTCTCCGCCGTCATAGCCAATCTCGGCGGTCAGGTAAAACGCTTTGACAGACGTTACGACCGCCTGCCTGTTGATATCCGCCTCGGTATTTCAAAATCATTCGGGTCTCTACCTGTAATCTGGTCTGTAACTGCATGGAATCTCACCAAATGGCATCTTCCGTTCTACGATAATGGAGACGGCTCAACAAGCTCGACACCTGTGATTAAAGACAAATTCGGGTCAAATCTAATGCGCCATCTCGTCTTCGCAGCCGATTTTGTCCCAAGTGAAAAATTTCATATCGGAATAGGCTACAATTACAAGACCCGTACCGACATGTCGACCTACAAACGCAGCTTCCTTTCAGGCTTCTCAGCTTGCGCGGGACTCAACATCAGAAATTTCGGTGTCGGGATCGCACTGTCGCAGCCCCACAATGGCGCAACAACAATCATGCTCAACCTTTCAACTAAACTATATGAATTCTGA
- the cmk gene encoding (d)CMP kinase has translation MNSDKIIIAIDGYSSSGKSTMARKLAKTIGYRYIDSGAMYRAVTLYAMRHGIIRPDGSVDAESLVDSLPSINIDFRVDDNGQQTMLNGEIVENEIRTLEVSNHVSPVAAIPAVRHSLVRMQREMGHTKGIVMDGRDIGTVVFPDAEMKVFCNATPERRAERRFKELTAKGTSVTYEDVLANVMERDHIDMTREESPLRCAEDAVALDNSAMSIDEQNDWLLNLYNSITTK, from the coding sequence ATGAATTCTGATAAAATCATAATAGCCATCGACGGATATTCCTCTTCCGGAAAAAGCACAATGGCCCGCAAACTTGCAAAAACAATCGGCTACCGATATATTGATTCTGGCGCTATGTATCGCGCCGTGACACTCTACGCCATGCGCCACGGCATCATCCGCCCCGACGGATCGGTTGATGCCGAATCGCTCGTCGACTCGCTTCCCTCAATAAACATCGACTTCCGCGTAGATGACAACGGGCAGCAGACAATGCTCAACGGCGAAATTGTCGAAAATGAAATCCGTACGCTCGAAGTATCAAACCACGTATCGCCTGTGGCCGCGATTCCTGCGGTAAGACATTCGCTTGTCAGGATGCAACGTGAAATGGGTCACACTAAAGGCATAGTAATGGACGGACGCGACATTGGCACGGTCGTTTTCCCTGACGCAGAGATGAAAGTGTTCTGCAACGCGACTCCTGAACGTCGCGCAGAGCGCCGCTTCAAGGAGCTTACAGCAAAAGGGACATCAGTCACCTATGAAGATGTCCTCGCCAACGTAATGGAGCGCGACCACATCGACATGACACGCGAAGAAAGCCCGCTACGTTGTGCTGAAGACGCCGTCGCACTCGACAACTCCGCCATGTCAATCGACGAACAAAACGACTGGCTACTCAATCTCTACAACTCAATCACTACAAAATAG